Proteins from one Brevibacillus humidisoli genomic window:
- the mraY gene encoding phospho-N-acetylmuramoyl-pentapeptide-transferase — protein sequence MPFDNVLFITIIASFLIAVLIGPLFIPALRRLKFGQSIRQEGPESHHKKAGTPTMGGTIIILALVFTVLKFANTTVEVLFLLLVTLGYGLIGFLDDFIKISKKRNLGLTARQKFLGQGILAVLAYYLLLYMGHDTTLQFPGTPWDIELGWFYFPFLLFLLVGTTNAVNITDGLDGLLAGTGAIAFGAYAIIAWLSSMPDTAIFSAAVVGAVLGFLVFNAHPARVFMGDTGSLALGGALAGIAIMTKTELLLAIIGGVFVVETLSVIMQVISFKTRGKRIFRMSPLHHHFELTGWSEWRVVVTFWLVGMVFAGVGVYLEVLR from the coding sequence ATGCCGTTTGACAATGTACTATTTATTACGATCATCGCCTCATTTTTAATCGCCGTACTGATTGGTCCGTTATTCATTCCTGCTCTTCGCCGGCTTAAGTTCGGGCAGAGCATCCGCCAAGAAGGGCCTGAATCCCACCACAAAAAAGCCGGCACTCCGACAATGGGTGGTACCATCATTATCCTGGCATTGGTTTTTACGGTGCTCAAGTTCGCCAATACGACGGTGGAAGTGCTGTTTTTGCTGTTGGTGACGCTTGGTTACGGACTTATTGGTTTCTTGGATGATTTTATTAAAATCAGCAAAAAGCGTAATCTTGGCCTGACGGCGAGGCAAAAGTTTTTGGGCCAAGGAATCTTGGCAGTCCTTGCTTATTACCTGCTGTTGTACATGGGACACGACACAACGCTGCAGTTCCCCGGCACACCTTGGGACATTGAACTGGGCTGGTTTTATTTCCCGTTTTTGCTCTTTCTGCTGGTGGGAACGACTAATGCTGTCAATATTACGGACGGACTTGACGGACTGCTCGCCGGTACCGGGGCGATTGCCTTTGGTGCGTATGCGATCATTGCCTGGCTGTCGAGCATGCCCGATACTGCCATCTTCAGTGCGGCTGTGGTGGGAGCAGTGCTTGGTTTTCTCGTTTTCAACGCCCATCCAGCCCGCGTGTTCATGGGAGACACCGGCTCGCTAGCCTTGGGCGGTGCTTTGGCCGGAATTGCGATTATGACCAAGACGGAACTGCTGCTCGCGATTATTGGCGGTGTCTTTGTAGTGGAGACACTGTCAGTGATCATGCAGGTGATATCGTTCAAGACCAGAGGAAAGCGTATCTTTCGGATGAGTCCTCTGCATCATCACTTTGAGCTGACGGGATGGTCGGAGTGGCGGGTAGTCGTTACGTTCTGGTTGGTGGGCATGGTTTTTGCCGGTGTGGGGGTTTATCTGGAGGTGCTACGCTGA
- the spoVE gene encoding stage V sporulation protein E, whose translation MSKVRSAPDFVIIFSTLFLLGLGIVMVYSASAVVALKHGDAYFFTKRQLIFAILGIASMYTVMNIDYWVWKRWAKAAFYTSIGLLILVLVIGVEVNGSKSWLGLGAFGIQPGEFAKIGVAIYLAKWLADHQKQIVLFQKGLLPALAIPVVCFALIMLQPDLGTGTVLMGTAILMIFVAGARISHYIAFGILGIASFVGLVLSAPYRIKRITAFIDPWQDPLNSGYQIIQSLYAIGPGGLLGLGLGQSRQKHLYLPEPYNDFIFSIIAEELGFIGGTLVLLLFLLLLWRGMRVAITAPDLFGSLLAVGIIGMIAIQVVINVGVVTGMFPVTGITLPFLSYGGSSLTLMLTAVGILLNISRFAR comes from the coding sequence ATGAGTAAAGTACGCTCTGCTCCTGACTTTGTGATCATTTTCTCCACCCTCTTCCTATTGGGATTAGGAATTGTCATGGTCTACAGTGCCAGTGCGGTAGTCGCATTGAAACATGGCGATGCCTACTTCTTTACCAAGCGGCAGTTGATTTTTGCCATACTGGGGATAGCCTCGATGTATACGGTGATGAACATCGACTATTGGGTGTGGAAACGGTGGGCCAAGGCAGCATTCTACACAAGTATCGGCCTGCTGATTCTGGTCCTGGTGATCGGTGTTGAGGTGAACGGCTCCAAGAGTTGGCTCGGATTGGGCGCGTTTGGCATACAGCCTGGTGAGTTCGCCAAAATTGGCGTCGCCATTTATCTGGCGAAATGGCTGGCCGATCATCAAAAACAAATCGTCCTGTTTCAAAAAGGACTGCTTCCGGCATTGGCTATACCCGTTGTTTGCTTTGCGCTGATTATGCTGCAGCCTGATTTAGGGACAGGCACAGTGCTGATGGGGACGGCGATTCTGATGATCTTCGTGGCCGGAGCGCGCATCAGCCATTACATTGCCTTTGGCATTCTCGGCATCGCCAGTTTTGTTGGCCTCGTCCTGTCAGCGCCTTATCGGATCAAGCGGATCACCGCGTTTATCGATCCTTGGCAGGACCCACTCAACTCCGGCTATCAGATTATCCAGTCGTTGTACGCGATTGGACCGGGTGGCCTGCTCGGATTAGGGCTTGGACAGAGCAGACAAAAGCACTTATACTTACCTGAACCGTATAACGACTTCATCTTTTCGATCATTGCCGAGGAATTGGGCTTCATCGGAGGCACATTGGTTTTGCTCCTCTTCCTGCTGCTCTTGTGGCGTGGAATGCGGGTTGCCATCACTGCCCCAGATCTGTTTGGCAGTCTGCTTGCGGTTGGCATTATCGGCATGATCGCCATCCAAGTTGTGATTAATGTTGGAGTCGTCACCGGCATGTTTCCCGTAACGGGGATTACGCTGCCGTTTTTAAGTTACGGGGGATCGTCCCTGACCCTGATGCTGACAGCTGTAGGGATCCTCCTGAACATCTCTCGATTTGCCCGCTGA
- the murD gene encoding UDP-N-acetylmuramoyl-L-alanine--D-glutamate ligase — translation MNRWKDEQVIVLGMAKSGVAVAKLLHRFGANVIVNDKKPREEASGVEELEALGITVLTGGHPDDLIHPGVSLVVKNPGIPYEAPPVAKAVALGIPVITEVELAYHLSKAPIVGITGSNGKTTTTTLVGQMLKAAGISVRVGGNIGTVLCELAETAHSDQWLVAELSSFQLMGTEHFRPRIGTILNLYPAHLDYHKTLEKYFAAKQKLFANQTADDYAVLPYDQPEVRALAERLPSQVYYFSRRSAVRPGVFIREGKIVWADEAGREEVVMAVDEVALRGEHNLENALAAALISRLAGADLAAIASVLSTFTGLAHRLEFVAEIHGVKYYNDSKATNPVAAIRSIGAFEEPIVLIAGGLDRGIDFRDLVPVMKEHVKGLVAYGQTAEILLARAREAGIDNCIRVDTVEEAVFAAAKLAQTGDVVLLSPACASWDMFPSYEVRGSMFKDGVHRLKTSLV, via the coding sequence ATGAATCGCTGGAAAGACGAACAAGTGATCGTGCTCGGTATGGCAAAAAGCGGTGTAGCGGTTGCAAAACTGCTGCACCGCTTTGGTGCTAACGTGATCGTCAATGATAAGAAGCCGCGCGAAGAAGCGAGCGGTGTGGAGGAACTGGAGGCGCTCGGCATCACCGTGCTCACTGGCGGCCACCCCGACGATCTGATCCATCCCGGTGTCAGTCTGGTCGTGAAGAACCCTGGCATCCCCTACGAGGCGCCGCCAGTGGCCAAAGCAGTTGCACTTGGCATACCGGTGATCACAGAAGTAGAACTTGCCTACCATTTGTCTAAAGCACCGATTGTTGGTATCACCGGCTCCAATGGCAAAACAACGACGACAACGCTAGTGGGTCAGATGCTGAAGGCGGCGGGAATCAGCGTACGGGTGGGAGGAAATATCGGCACGGTCCTGTGTGAGCTGGCCGAGACCGCTCACAGTGATCAATGGCTGGTTGCAGAGCTGAGCAGCTTTCAATTGATGGGAACGGAACACTTCCGCCCCCGTATTGGCACAATCCTTAATCTCTACCCCGCCCACCTGGATTATCACAAGACCCTGGAGAAATACTTTGCAGCCAAACAAAAGCTGTTTGCCAATCAGACAGCAGATGATTACGCTGTGCTTCCATATGACCAACCCGAAGTACGGGCGCTTGCCGAGAGGCTGCCGAGTCAGGTCTACTACTTCAGCCGCAGGTCAGCGGTGAGACCTGGTGTATTCATCCGGGAAGGAAAGATCGTCTGGGCTGACGAAGCAGGACGGGAAGAAGTGGTGATGGCCGTTGACGAGGTGGCGCTGCGTGGCGAACACAACCTGGAAAATGCGCTGGCAGCAGCGCTGATCAGTCGGTTGGCGGGAGCCGATCTTGCGGCGATCGCCAGCGTACTCTCCACTTTTACGGGGCTGGCCCACCGTCTGGAATTCGTGGCCGAGATTCATGGTGTCAAGTATTACAACGATTCCAAAGCGACTAATCCTGTTGCGGCGATACGCTCGATTGGCGCCTTCGAAGAACCAATCGTGCTCATTGCGGGAGGACTGGACCGGGGAATCGACTTTCGTGATCTGGTTCCTGTCATGAAGGAGCATGTAAAGGGTCTGGTCGCTTATGGACAGACTGCCGAGATTCTGCTCGCTCGCGCCCGGGAGGCGGGGATTGACAATTGTATTCGCGTCGATACTGTGGAGGAGGCCGTCTTTGCTGCAGCCAAACTGGCGCAGACAGGTGATGTGGTTCTGCTCAGCCCAGCCTGTGCCAGTTGGGACATGTTCCCATCCTATGAAGTACGGGGGAGCATGTTTAAGGATGGCGTGCATAGACTGAAAACAAGCCTAGTATAA
- the murG gene encoding undecaprenyldiphospho-muramoylpentapeptide beta-N-acetylglucosaminyltransferase produces the protein MRVVLTGGGTGGHIYPALAIAGELKRLEPEASFLYVGTNKGLESSLVPRQGIPFEAIDISGFKRKLTFENARTIWRFLRAVSRSKQILREYRPDLVVGTGGYVCGPVVYAASRLGIPTLIHEQNVVPGLTNRFLARFASKIAVSFEESLAYFPKQKTVFTGNPRATEVIHGDAEAARRSLSIPTDKKIILLVGGSRGARAINEATLVLSEAMSEFTDCHFVYVTGEVHYETIKATLHERSGSPDNLTLLPYVHNMPDLLAATYVSVNRAGASTLAELTALGIPSILIPSPYVTNNHQEKNARGLERAGAAVVLLEKELSGATLKQALASILGDQDKWSQMHDQSRKIGKPDAARQIVHLLRGTH, from the coding sequence ATGCGTGTCGTTTTGACTGGAGGAGGAACAGGAGGACATATCTATCCGGCGCTGGCGATTGCTGGTGAGCTGAAGCGTCTGGAGCCGGAGGCCTCTTTTCTGTACGTAGGAACAAACAAAGGACTGGAATCATCTCTCGTGCCTCGACAGGGAATTCCCTTCGAGGCCATTGACATTTCCGGATTCAAACGCAAGTTGACATTTGAAAATGCGCGCACGATCTGGAGGTTCTTGCGGGCGGTCTCCCGTTCCAAACAGATTTTGCGCGAGTACCGGCCCGATCTGGTTGTCGGGACCGGTGGTTACGTATGCGGTCCGGTTGTCTATGCCGCCAGCCGACTTGGCATTCCCACGTTGATTCACGAACAAAACGTCGTACCGGGTCTGACCAACCGATTTCTGGCTCGCTTTGCCAGCAAAATCGCCGTTTCATTTGAGGAATCGCTTGCTTACTTCCCGAAGCAGAAAACCGTGTTCACCGGCAATCCGCGAGCCACTGAGGTGATCCATGGAGATGCCGAAGCGGCAAGGCGATCGCTCTCGATCCCAACCGACAAAAAAATTATCCTGCTGGTCGGAGGAAGCCGCGGGGCGAGAGCGATAAACGAAGCCACCCTGGTCTTGTCCGAAGCAATGAGTGAGTTCACTGATTGCCACTTTGTCTACGTAACAGGTGAAGTACATTACGAAACGATCAAAGCCACGCTGCATGAACGATCAGGCAGCCCGGACAATCTGACGCTGCTGCCATACGTTCACAATATGCCCGATCTGTTGGCTGCCACCTATGTGAGCGTCAACCGTGCTGGAGCATCTACTTTGGCTGAGCTGACTGCGCTTGGGATCCCGTCCATTCTCATCCCGTCTCCTTATGTGACCAACAATCATCAGGAAAAAAATGCCCGCGGTTTGGAACGGGCAGGAGCTGCGGTCGTGCTGCTAGAAAAAGAACTAAGCGGGGCGACGCTGAAGCAGGCACTTGCGTCTATCCTCGGCGACCAAGACAAGTGGTCACAGATGCATGACCAGTCACGTAAGATAGGGAAACCGGATGCAGCCCGACAGATTGTCCACCTGCTCAGGGGGACACACTGA